One stretch of Aquimarina sp. Aq107 DNA includes these proteins:
- a CDS encoding acetyl-CoA carboxylase biotin carboxyl carrier protein subunit, with protein sequence MSTNYKVKVNKDFETSLSEDTISKTNIIETSNSKFHVINNNQSYHTEVIKSDFVNKNYTVKVNSNIYEVDISNSLDMMISEMGFSIGASKQVNSIKSPMPGLIIDIQVEIGQTVKEDDYLLVLEAMKMENIITSPREGTIKSIAVSKGDAVDKGKLLIEFE encoded by the coding sequence ATGAGTACAAACTATAAAGTAAAAGTAAATAAGGACTTTGAAACTAGCTTATCTGAAGATACTATTTCGAAAACCAATATTATTGAAACTTCCAATTCAAAATTTCACGTTATTAACAATAATCAATCCTATCATACAGAAGTTATAAAATCTGATTTTGTTAATAAGAACTATACAGTAAAAGTAAATTCTAATATCTATGAGGTCGATATATCTAACTCATTGGATATGATGATTTCGGAAATGGGGTTTTCTATTGGTGCGTCGAAACAAGTAAACTCTATAAAATCTCCAATGCCTGGGTTAATTATAGATATACAGGTAGAAATTGGTCAAACCGTTAAAGAAGATGACTATTTACTAGTTTTAGAAGCAATGAAAATGGAAAACATTATTACTTCTCCAAGAGAAGGAACTATTAAATCCATAGCTGTCTCTAAAGGAGATGCAGTAGACAAAGGAAAATTATTGATTGAATTCGAATAA
- a CDS encoding LysE family translocator: protein MSFIEGFFIGIAMIIFVGPVFFLLLNSSFQYGLKAGFSVAFGIIVSDVICVLLCYYGLSTFMTATQNQFWIGIIGSVILFGLGINYLLKKAVITSNISISSKKWTSFFIKGFSVNFFNPFVFIVWIGVFKYGYEKYSDSIALLVFLIAVLSGILTTDLLKVFLSDKLKPFISPYRLKIFFRITGVVLLIFSFRLAYLVW from the coding sequence ATGTCATTTATTGAAGGCTTTTTTATTGGTATAGCGATGATCATTTTTGTTGGTCCAGTATTTTTTTTGTTACTCAATAGTAGTTTTCAGTATGGCTTAAAAGCAGGGTTTTCTGTTGCTTTTGGTATTATAGTCAGTGATGTCATATGTGTTTTATTATGTTATTATGGACTTTCTACTTTTATGACAGCAACTCAGAATCAATTTTGGATTGGTATTATAGGAAGTGTTATACTTTTTGGATTGGGAATTAATTATCTGCTTAAAAAAGCTGTAATTACTAGTAATATATCTATTAGTTCTAAAAAATGGACTTCTTTTTTTATCAAAGGCTTTAGCGTTAATTTTTTTAATCCTTTTGTATTTATTGTTTGGATCGGAGTGTTTAAATATGGATATGAAAAATATTCAGATTCCATAGCGCTTTTAGTTTTTTTGATAGCTGTGCTATCAGGTATATTGACTACAGATTTATTAAAAGTTTTTCTTTCAGATAAGCTTAAACCATTCATATCTCCTTATAGATTGAAAATATTCTTTAGGATAACCGGAGTAGTTCTGTTAATCTTTTCTTTTCGTTTAGCCTACTTGGTTTGGTAA
- a CDS encoding GMC oxidoreductase produces the protein MEQEPQYDAIVVGTGISGGWAAKELCEKGLKTLVLERGRMVTHIDDYTTANDDPWDYDLKGEPSRSEIAEQPKQHRTGYVTDKAHRHFFVNDLKHPYNETKRFDWIRGYHVGGRSLMWGRQSYRLCDFDFEANKKEGIAVDWPVRYKDIAPWYDKVEEFIGVSGEKLGLEQLPDGQFLPPMELNCVEDHLKKNIAENYEDRLLTIGRTAHITGTKTFEGRMNCQYRNRCMRGCPFGAYFSSNSSTLPAAERTGNMTLRPNSIVHQVLYDDKTGKATGVEVIDTISKEKIQFTGKVIFLCASAIASASILMQSKSERFPNGMGNDSGELGHNIMDHHFKAGAFGKYNGFEDKYFKGRRPNGIYIPRFRNIGGETDQKNFKRGYGYQGGASRSNWEETIAELGYGKELKDKILEPGGWRVGLMGFGECLPYHENKMSLDYNNLDEWGLPTVTFDAEFKENELEMRKDMIKQAMDMLTKAGFTDIQPWDDIGAPGLGIHEMGTARMGKDPKTSVLNANNQIHAVPNVYVTDGAFMTSASCVNPSLTYMAFTARAADHAATQIKNNA, from the coding sequence ATGGAACAAGAACCTCAATATGACGCAATTGTCGTAGGAACAGGAATTAGTGGTGGCTGGGCTGCCAAGGAGCTTTGTGAGAAAGGGCTTAAAACACTGGTATTAGAGCGTGGCCGTATGGTTACCCATATCGATGATTATACCACTGCCAATGATGATCCTTGGGATTATGATTTGAAAGGTGAACCTTCAAGATCTGAAATCGCCGAACAGCCAAAACAACATCGTACGGGATACGTAACTGATAAGGCGCATCGTCATTTCTTTGTTAATGACCTAAAACACCCCTATAATGAAACCAAACGTTTTGATTGGATACGAGGCTATCACGTTGGAGGTCGATCATTAATGTGGGGAAGGCAAAGTTATAGATTATGTGATTTTGATTTTGAAGCAAATAAAAAAGAGGGGATTGCTGTTGATTGGCCAGTTCGTTACAAGGATATTGCTCCTTGGTATGATAAAGTAGAAGAATTTATTGGTGTTAGTGGAGAAAAGCTAGGATTAGAACAACTACCAGATGGACAATTTCTTCCTCCAATGGAACTAAATTGTGTAGAAGATCACCTAAAAAAGAATATTGCTGAGAATTATGAAGATAGACTTTTAACTATTGGAAGAACTGCACATATTACTGGCACCAAGACGTTTGAAGGAAGGATGAATTGTCAATACCGTAATCGTTGTATGAGAGGTTGTCCTTTTGGAGCATATTTTAGTAGTAACTCCTCTACTCTGCCAGCGGCAGAGAGAACTGGAAATATGACTTTACGTCCTAATTCTATTGTTCATCAAGTATTATATGATGATAAGACAGGAAAAGCAACTGGCGTAGAAGTAATAGATACGATCTCCAAAGAAAAAATACAATTTACTGGCAAAGTTATATTTCTATGTGCATCAGCAATTGCTTCAGCGAGTATATTAATGCAATCGAAATCAGAACGTTTTCCGAACGGAATGGGTAATGACTCTGGAGAATTGGGTCATAACATTATGGATCATCACTTTAAAGCTGGTGCTTTTGGAAAATATAATGGGTTTGAAGACAAATATTTCAAAGGTAGAAGACCCAACGGAATTTACATCCCTCGTTTTAGAAACATCGGAGGAGAAACTGACCAAAAGAATTTTAAACGTGGATATGGGTATCAAGGAGGCGCTAGTCGTTCTAATTGGGAAGAAACTATTGCCGAGCTTGGATATGGTAAAGAACTAAAGGATAAAATTTTAGAACCTGGTGGATGGCGTGTTGGACTTATGGGGTTTGGCGAATGCTTACCATATCACGAAAACAAAATGAGTTTAGATTATAATAATTTAGATGAGTGGGGATTACCAACAGTAACATTCGATGCAGAGTTTAAAGAAAATGAACTTGAAATGCGAAAAGATATGATAAAACAAGCAATGGATATGCTTACCAAAGCTGGTTTTACAGATATACAACCTTGGGACGATATTGGAGCTCCTGGTTTAGGAATTCACGAAATGGGAACTGCTAGAATGGGTAAAGATCCAAAAACATCAGTTCTAAATGCAAACAATCAAATCCACGCAGTACCTAATGTATATGTTACTGATGGAGCATTTATGACTTCTGCCAGTTGTGTAAATCCATCATTAACCTATATGGCATTTACCGCAAGAGCTGCAGATCACGCAGCAACACAAATCAAAAATAACGCTTAA
- a CDS encoding DUF1761 domain-containing protein: MEFNLLIVAIAALVPIVLGFIWYNPKVFGTAWMNACGFTTEDLKGGNMAVIFIVSLILSLMLASSLPTMVIHQNGFFQSLMNEPDLTKEGTEIYQYTQDFMNKYGTNFRTFKHGALHGAMAGIFLVLPVLGTNALFERKGVKYILVNVGYWTVCLALMGGIICEFT, translated from the coding sequence ATGGAATTTAATTTATTAATAGTTGCAATCGCTGCTCTTGTACCTATAGTATTAGGGTTTATATGGTATAACCCAAAGGTTTTTGGTACTGCTTGGATGAATGCTTGTGGATTTACAACAGAAGATTTAAAAGGAGGGAACATGGCTGTAATTTTTATTGTTTCTCTTATTCTAAGTCTTATGTTGGCTTCTTCGCTTCCTACTATGGTAATACATCAAAATGGTTTTTTTCAGAGCTTAATGAATGAGCCGGACTTAACTAAGGAAGGGACAGAAATCTATCAGTATACTCAGGATTTTATGAATAAATATGGAACCAACTTTAGAACATTTAAACATGGTGCTTTGCACGGTGCTATGGCTGGAATATTTTTAGTTTTACCTGTGCTGGGAACAAATGCTTTATTCGAAAGAAAAGGAGTAAAATATATATTAGTAAATGTGGGATATTGGACTGTATGCCTAGCATTAATGGGAGGCATTATTTGTGAGTTTACTTAA
- a CDS encoding acyl-CoA carboxylase subunit beta: MNSKIKTLQEKIDLAHLGGGKQRIEKQHQKKKLTARERVDYFLDEGSFEEIGILVTHRTTDFGMEKEIYYGDGVVTGYGTVHGRLVYVFAQDFTVFGGALSETHAEKICKVMDLAVNVGAPIIGLNDSGGARIQEGVRSLGGYADIFHKNVQASGVIPQISAIMGPCAGGAVYSPAITDFTIMVEDTSYMFVTGPNVVKTVTNEEVTSEELGGASTHSSKSGVAHITSSNDIECLEDVKKLLSYLPQNNQETPKTLSYELSDEKREVLSEIVPDNPNKPYDMHEVIEGIIDEDSFYEIHKNYAENIIVGFARIGGRSVGVVANQPMFLAGVLDVNSSKKAARFTRFCDCFNIPLLVLVDVPGFLPGTDQEWNGIIVHGAKLLYALSEATVPKVTVITRKAYGGAYDVMNSKHIGADLNFAWPTAEIAVMGAKGASEIIFRKEIKASDNPEAKLAEKEAEYADKFANPYRAAQRGFIDEVILPEDTRRKLIKGFSMLEKKSVDHPKRKHGNIPL; the protein is encoded by the coding sequence ATGAACTCTAAAATAAAAACTTTACAAGAAAAAATTGATCTAGCGCATTTAGGTGGCGGTAAACAACGTATTGAAAAACAACATCAAAAGAAAAAATTAACCGCTAGAGAACGTGTAGATTATTTCTTAGACGAAGGATCTTTTGAAGAAATCGGAATCCTAGTTACTCATAGAACAACAGATTTCGGAATGGAAAAAGAAATCTATTATGGTGATGGTGTAGTAACAGGTTATGGTACCGTACATGGAAGATTAGTATATGTATTTGCTCAGGATTTCACCGTTTTTGGAGGAGCACTATCGGAAACACATGCTGAGAAAATTTGCAAAGTAATGGATCTGGCAGTAAATGTTGGAGCACCTATTATTGGATTAAATGATTCTGGTGGAGCTAGAATTCAAGAAGGAGTGCGATCCTTAGGAGGTTATGCCGATATTTTTCATAAAAATGTACAAGCTTCTGGAGTAATTCCACAAATTTCTGCTATTATGGGACCTTGTGCCGGTGGAGCAGTTTATTCTCCGGCTATTACTGACTTTACTATTATGGTAGAAGATACTAGTTATATGTTCGTAACTGGACCAAATGTAGTGAAGACTGTAACCAATGAAGAAGTAACTTCTGAAGAATTAGGAGGAGCTAGCACACATTCTTCAAAATCGGGAGTAGCTCATATAACTTCATCAAATGATATAGAATGTCTAGAAGATGTAAAAAAGTTACTGAGTTATCTTCCTCAAAATAACCAAGAAACACCAAAAACTCTTTCCTATGAATTATCTGATGAAAAAAGAGAAGTTCTATCAGAAATAGTGCCGGATAACCCAAATAAACCTTATGACATGCATGAGGTTATTGAAGGAATTATTGATGAAGATTCTTTTTATGAGATTCATAAAAACTATGCTGAGAATATCATCGTAGGTTTTGCCAGAATTGGTGGAAGAAGTGTTGGAGTTGTAGCTAATCAGCCTATGTTTTTAGCAGGTGTATTAGATGTTAATAGTTCTAAAAAAGCTGCACGTTTTACACGTTTTTGTGATTGTTTCAATATTCCATTACTTGTTTTGGTTGATGTTCCAGGATTCTTGCCTGGTACAGATCAAGAATGGAATGGAATCATAGTACATGGAGCAAAATTATTATATGCACTAAGTGAAGCAACAGTTCCAAAAGTAACGGTAATAACCCGTAAAGCATATGGTGGTGCTTATGATGTAATGAACTCTAAGCATATTGGAGCAGACCTTAATTTTGCTTGGCCGACTGCAGAAATAGCTGTAATGGGGGCAAAAGGCGCCAGTGAAATAATTTTCAGAAAAGAGATCAAAGCTTCGGATAACCCTGAAGCAAAACTTGCGGAAAAAGAAGCTGAATATGCAGATAAATTTGCAAATCCATATAGAGCAGCACAACGAGGGTTTATAGATGAAGTAATTCTTCCAGAAGATACTAGAAGAAAACTAATTAAAGGATTTAGTATGCTAGAAAAAAAATCTGTTGATCATCCAAAAAGAAAGCACGGTAATATTCCTCTATAA
- a CDS encoding hydroxypyruvate isomerase family protein, with translation MSKLNRRKAIKNLSLSIGAIGLGGVVIPQSISGDISNSFQNSLKGNINHAVCRWCYGNIELEEFTEKSNDIGIKAIDLLKPDEWEVVIKKGLKCSLATDTFASITKGFNDPRNHEELQKKYFNLISQASNSGIKQVIVFSGNRNGISSDQGLEQCSVGLEPLVKHAEKNDVTLVMELLNSKVDHKDYQCDHTPWGVQLVDKIGSTNFKLLYDIYHMQIMEGDIIATINKYKNYISHYHTGGVPGRHEINDTQELNYPAIMKAIVANKFTGYVAQEFIPTYQDSLEALKEGITICDV, from the coding sequence ATGTCAAAATTAAATAGAAGAAAAGCGATTAAGAATCTTTCTCTTAGTATTGGTGCTATTGGTCTTGGAGGTGTCGTAATACCGCAGTCCATATCAGGAGATATTTCGAATTCCTTTCAAAATAGTTTGAAAGGAAATATAAATCACGCGGTATGTAGGTGGTGTTATGGTAATATCGAATTGGAAGAATTTACAGAAAAATCAAACGATATAGGCATTAAGGCGATAGATCTTTTAAAACCGGATGAATGGGAAGTTGTTATAAAAAAAGGACTTAAGTGTTCTTTGGCAACAGATACCTTTGCTAGTATTACTAAAGGGTTTAATGATCCTAGGAATCATGAGGAACTTCAGAAAAAATATTTCAATCTCATTTCACAAGCGTCTAACTCGGGTATAAAACAGGTTATCGTTTTTTCGGGTAATAGGAATGGTATTTCTTCTGATCAAGGGTTAGAACAGTGTTCTGTGGGATTAGAACCACTTGTAAAACATGCAGAAAAGAATGATGTTACTTTAGTAATGGAATTACTTAATAGTAAGGTAGATCATAAAGATTATCAATGTGATCATACGCCTTGGGGAGTTCAATTGGTTGATAAAATTGGTTCTACTAATTTTAAATTACTCTATGATATTTACCATATGCAAATTATGGAAGGAGATATTATTGCTACCATTAATAAATATAAAAATTATATCTCTCATTATCATACGGGTGGTGTTCCAGGAAGACATGAGATAAATGACACTCAAGAATTAAACTATCCAGCTATTATGAAAGCTATTGTAGCTAATAAGTTTACAGGTTATGTAGCTCAAGAGTTTATTCCGACGTATCAAGATAGTTTAGAGGCGCTAAAAGAAGGAATAACAATTTGTGACGTTTAA
- the accC gene encoding acetyl-CoA carboxylase biotin carboxylase subunit, producing MKKILVANRGEIAIRVMKTAQKMGIKTVAIYSTVDRDAPHVKFADEAVCVGEAPSSESYLLGSKIIAFAKELNVDAIHPGYGFLSENADFAEEVEKNNITFIGPKSKAIKVMGSKLAAKEAVKAYDIPMVPGIDEAITDVDKAKKIALEIGFPILIKASAGGGGKGMRVVEKESELESQMQRAISEAISAFGDGSVFIEKYVASPRHIEIQVMADTHGNVIHLFERECSVQRRHQKVVEEAPSAVLTPALRSAMGEAAVRVAQACDYVGAGTVEFLLDENHNFYFLEMNTRLQVEHPVTELITGTDLVELQIKVARGEKLSIKQDDLKITGHALELRVYAEDPLNDFLPSVGHLDTYTIPTGNGIRVDNGFEEGMDIPIYYDPMLSKLITYGDSREEAIQLMIKAIDQYHIEGVQTTLSFGKFVCKHEAFVSGAFDTHFVKKYYTPEVLKSEMEIEARIAALTALKQYKKDQQVLRLPIR from the coding sequence ATGAAAAAAATACTTGTTGCAAATAGAGGAGAAATTGCCATTAGAGTAATGAAAACCGCTCAAAAAATGGGAATTAAAACAGTGGCTATATATTCTACTGTAGATCGAGATGCTCCTCACGTAAAATTTGCTGATGAAGCAGTTTGCGTTGGCGAAGCACCTTCTAGCGAATCCTACTTGTTAGGTTCCAAGATTATTGCATTTGCCAAAGAATTAAATGTGGATGCAATACATCCTGGTTATGGATTCTTAAGTGAAAATGCTGATTTTGCAGAGGAAGTAGAAAAAAACAACATCACTTTTATAGGACCAAAATCCAAAGCTATTAAAGTTATGGGTAGTAAGCTTGCTGCTAAAGAGGCAGTAAAAGCATATGATATACCTATGGTCCCAGGTATTGATGAAGCAATTACTGATGTTGATAAAGCTAAAAAAATAGCGCTAGAAATTGGATTTCCAATTCTAATAAAAGCTTCTGCTGGTGGCGGTGGAAAAGGAATGCGTGTAGTAGAGAAAGAAAGTGAACTAGAATCACAAATGCAACGTGCTATAAGTGAAGCTATTTCTGCTTTTGGTGACGGATCAGTATTCATCGAAAAATACGTAGCATCTCCAAGACATATTGAAATACAGGTGATGGCGGATACTCATGGAAATGTTATTCACCTTTTTGAAAGAGAATGTAGTGTACAACGAAGACATCAAAAAGTAGTGGAAGAAGCTCCTTCTGCTGTCTTAACTCCAGCTTTGAGATCCGCAATGGGCGAAGCTGCTGTTAGAGTTGCACAAGCCTGTGATTATGTTGGCGCAGGAACTGTAGAATTCTTATTAGATGAAAACCATAATTTCTATTTCCTAGAAATGAATACTCGTTTACAAGTAGAACATCCTGTAACAGAACTAATAACGGGCACTGATCTTGTAGAGCTACAAATAAAAGTAGCAAGAGGAGAAAAACTTTCTATTAAACAAGATGATTTAAAAATAACTGGACATGCATTGGAATTAAGAGTATATGCAGAAGATCCGTTAAATGATTTTTTACCTAGTGTAGGGCACTTAGATACTTACACAATTCCGACAGGTAATGGTATTAGAGTAGACAACGGATTCGAAGAAGGAATGGATATTCCTATTTATTATGATCCTATGTTGTCAAAATTAATCACTTATGGTGATAGCCGAGAAGAAGCTATTCAATTAATGATTAAAGCCATTGATCAATATCATATAGAAGGTGTACAAACAACCTTATCCTTTGGAAAATTTGTGTGCAAACACGAAGCGTTTGTATCCGGTGCTTTTGATACTCATTTTGTAAAAAAATATTACACCCCAGAAGTGTTAAAATCCGAAATGGAGATAGAAGCAAGAATAGCAGCGCTCACAGCCCTAAAACAATATAAAAAAGATCAACAAGTATTACGTTTACCAATTCGCTAA
- a CDS encoding gluconate 2-dehydrogenase subunit 3 family protein: MNRREALKNIGLSAGYIAATPTILSLLQSCQKEYVLDWTPELLSIDEGKALEQIVDLILPETDIPGAKSLHVPMFIDKFINQGVEEAEEAQMFKYGAGVILDELGVNEEKNVDDVTVEEYDALLAKYLKISKEKRKEYWEEMAMIKTPEDLEKVSKEAISFTFLSSVRDLSIYGFKTSKEIAENVLNYLPVPGEYIGCDSVENLTGGKDWAL, from the coding sequence ATGAACAGAAGAGAAGCATTAAAAAACATAGGGTTATCAGCTGGATATATTGCCGCTACCCCAACAATACTAAGTCTATTACAAAGCTGTCAAAAAGAATATGTATTGGATTGGACTCCAGAGCTACTATCAATAGATGAAGGAAAAGCTTTAGAACAAATAGTAGATCTTATTCTTCCGGAAACGGATATTCCTGGCGCAAAATCATTACATGTACCAATGTTTATTGACAAATTTATCAATCAAGGTGTAGAAGAAGCTGAGGAAGCACAAATGTTTAAGTACGGTGCAGGAGTTATCTTAGATGAACTAGGCGTTAACGAAGAAAAAAATGTTGACGATGTAACCGTAGAAGAATATGATGCATTGCTAGCTAAATATTTAAAAATTTCTAAAGAAAAACGAAAAGAATACTGGGAAGAAATGGCCATGATAAAAACTCCTGAAGATTTAGAAAAAGTATCTAAAGAAGCAATATCTTTTACTTTCCTTTCTTCTGTAAGAGATCTATCTATTTATGGATTTAAAACCTCAAAAGAGATTGCAGAAAATGTACTTAACTATCTACCTGTACCTGGAGAATATATTGGTTGTGATTCTGTAGAAAACTTAACCGGCGGAAAAGACTGGGCTTTATAA
- a CDS encoding sugar phosphate isomerase/epimerase has translation MYKTILKGLLCLLIISSCKKTTKENTTIEQEEEKIIEEPKESVPFFELSLAQWSLHKEIQSGKLNPMDFAKKAKELGFSGVEYVSQLYSYKDAKDPKLALQQILDSLKSESNKHNVQNLLIMVDGEGDLAVIDEKERNQTVENHKKWVDAAQFLGCHSIRVNLFGTNDPKKWVEVATDGLTKLSEYAATKDINIIVENHGYLSSNGSLLAEVMRNVNKPNCGTLPDFGNFCLEREGGKRWGAKCVKEYPKYKGTEELMPFAKGVSAKSYDFDENGKETTIDYKKMLEIVKASGYQGYIGVEYEGNRLSEIDGIIATRDLLISLSKQLN, from the coding sequence ATGTACAAAACCATCCTTAAAGGGCTTTTATGCTTGCTAATCATTAGCTCCTGTAAGAAAACTACTAAAGAAAATACAACAATCGAACAAGAAGAAGAAAAAATCATAGAAGAGCCAAAAGAATCAGTACCTTTTTTCGAACTATCACTAGCGCAATGGTCACTTCATAAAGAAATACAATCTGGGAAATTAAATCCTATGGATTTTGCAAAAAAAGCAAAAGAGTTAGGTTTTTCTGGAGTAGAATACGTTAGTCAATTATATTCATACAAAGATGCAAAAGATCCTAAACTAGCATTACAACAAATTTTGGATTCTTTAAAATCAGAAAGTAACAAACATAATGTACAGAACCTTCTGATTATGGTAGATGGAGAAGGAGACTTAGCGGTAATTGACGAAAAAGAACGAAATCAAACTGTAGAAAATCATAAGAAATGGGTAGATGCAGCTCAGTTTTTAGGATGTCACTCGATACGAGTTAATTTATTCGGTACAAATGATCCAAAAAAATGGGTAGAAGTTGCTACTGATGGGTTGACTAAATTATCAGAATACGCAGCTACTAAAGATATCAATATAATTGTAGAGAATCACGGATATCTTTCTTCTAATGGCTCTTTACTTGCAGAAGTGATGCGAAATGTAAACAAACCAAATTGTGGTACGTTGCCTGATTTTGGGAATTTTTGTTTAGAACGTGAAGGAGGTAAACGATGGGGTGCTAAATGTGTTAAAGAATATCCTAAATACAAAGGAACTGAAGAATTAATGCCATTCGCAAAAGGAGTAAGTGCTAAATCCTACGATTTTGACGAAAATGGAAAGGAGACTACCATAGACTACAAAAAGATGTTAGAGATTGTTAAAGCATCAGGATATCAAGGGTATATCGGTGTAGAATATGAAGGTAATCGATTAAGTGAAATTGATGGAATTATCGCTACACGTGATTTATTAATTAGCCTTTCTAAACAACTAAATTAA